The Aphis gossypii isolate Hap1 chromosome 3, ASM2018417v2, whole genome shotgun sequence genome includes a region encoding these proteins:
- the LOC114119346 gene encoding TAR DNA-binding protein 43-like — MSVKYVLVSDEEYGEAVELPLEDNGTLLLSTLTAQFPGASGLKFRTENNVVRGVRLADGRFHVPDNEWGKTPYYCVFPKVENKRKIDDSVENPTAKTKRLETKLKCSDLVVLNIPYTYDEQKLKEYFGQFGELLMLQIKRDKNGQSRGYGFLRYTNLESQVRVLSQRHKIDGRNCEVKVPKSKEGNGSELSGKVFVGRVTEDLTADDIREYFSKFGEVINVFVPKNPFRGFAFVTFLDPEVAASLCGEDHIVKDVSVRVSEAAPKPQVPKNRHQTPPPSEPWERSNNRHNDNYRNWYHSQHDNRGSVDMPNLQSLGINGQDSYNPMLPLSPAIVAAALTQAAGWSLANGRMMPPPPPPNGNNQWSQHGLNSQRNNYNNRKRSNNDYNSSGNR, encoded by the exons ATGTCTGTCAAGTATGTATTGGTGTCTGACGAAGAATATGGTGAAGCGGTTGAACTTCCACTTGAAGACAATGGTACGTTATTGTTGTCCACTTTAACTGCCCAGTTTCCGGGGGCAAGTGGACTAAAGTTTCGCACTGAAAATAATGTTGTCAGAGGTGTTCGTTTAGCTGATGGCCGATTTCATGTGCCTGACAATGAATGGGGAAAGACACCTTACTACTGTGTTTTTCCTAAAG tgGAAAATAAAAGAAAGATTGATGATAGTGTAGAAAATCCAACAGCTAAAACTAAGAGATTAGAGACAAAACTGAAATGTTCAGATTTAGTTGTCTTAAATATACCATACACTTATGATGAACAAAAGTTGAAAGAATACTTTGGTCAATTTGGAGAACTTCTTATGTTACAG ataaagAGAGATAAAAATGGGCAATCTCGAGGATATGGATTTTTAAGGTATACAAATTTAGAATCACAAGTAAGAGTTCTTTCTCAGCGTCATAAGATTGATGGTCGTAATTGTGAAGTTAAGGTTCCAAAGTCTAAG gaaGGTAATGGTTCAGAGCTTTCCGGAAAAGTTTTTGTGGGTCGTGTGACAGAAGATTTAACAGCTGACGATATTCGTGAGTATTTCAGCAAATTTGGAGAAGTCATCAATGTTTTTGTGCCCAAAAATCCATTCCGCGGATTTGCATTTGTAACTTTCCTCGATCCTGAAGTAGCTGCTAGTTTATGCGGTGAAGATCATATTGTTAAAGACGTTTCAGTGCGCGTATCTGAAGCTGCCCCAAAACCACAAGTTCCCAAAAATCGTCATCAAACTCCCCCACCTAGTGAACCCTGGGAGCGTTCTAATAATCGCCATAATGACAATTATCGAAATTGGTATCACTCACAACATGATAATAGGGGGAGTGTAGATATGCCTAATCTACAGTCATTGGGAATTAATGGTCAAGACAGCTATAACCCAATGTTGCCCCTGAGCCCGGCTATTGTTGCTGCTGCATTAACACAAGCTGCTGGATGGAGTCTGGCTAATGGTCGTATGAtgccaccaccaccacctccTAATGGAAACAATCAATGGTCTCAACACGGTCTCAACTCTCAacgaaataactataataacagGAAACGTTCTAATAATGATTACAATTCATCAGGCAAtcgctaa